CGCCGGCCATATTGGTCTGGCTTGACGCGAGGATCTTCGCCGCATGGAGCGCTGCCACCATGCCGTGCTTCGGCGGCCCCGCGACAGACGTATGATTTCCGGTACCGTCGACCCTCAAGCCATGCTTAAAGAACCATGAAAGGTCGTGCTGAAGGCAGTTTGGCCTTATGGCGAAATAGTCCGCGTCATGCAGATGGATGTCACCGCGCATGTGGGCGTCCGAGATGTTCTTAGGTAATATCTTTACGAGAAGATACTCCCTGATTATCTGGTCGCCTGCGAACTTGTGGATGGTCTCGGGGTTATGGTGCAGGTTTGCGTTCTCCTTGCTGCCCTGTTCGATAAGCTTTGTCACGTCGTACACGGGCATACCGAGCCTGGTGTATTGTGAACGGGCTTCTTCGAACCCTTCCTCCAGTAACTGTACCGTGGTGATCTCACGAATAAGGGGTGCTGTCAGGTAGCTCACTTTCAGTTTCCTGAGCTTCGCCTCGACTTCCCTTGCCACGTGTGCGGCGCTTTCCTGAGGGAGGTTAGTCTCTTTGACCAGAGACTCCTCTATGAACTTGCTGTTAAAAGGCTCGAGAGTCCCCCTCGACGTCCTGACGTACATTTCATGTGATTGCTTGTACTTCAGGGCCGCATCCGGGTCCCTCTGGTCTATCATGTTGATAAGTATAGTGCGAAGAGATCTGGTAGTTATGCCGTCCTGTATCCTGTACTGGAGGTCATCCGCTATATCGCATGCCACCTTGTAGGATATCCCTGACTTTATGAGGCTGACAACTACCTTGTTCAGGTCGAAGAGTTCGATCCTGTTGTCAGACTTTATGATGTATAGGTCACCGTCACCGCGTGTCTTTTCGAAATTCATTGAAACCATACGGACACCCCCGGAATGATCTTGTAAGAAGTCATGTTACCATCTCAAGCTATCGATCACCATATACTTGCTTATCGATATTGTAAAAAGCCAATACATAATGACTTACTACTTGTACTGCTTGCAAGGTTATAAGTGTTATGTTTACATTTTGTAAGTAATTATATTAATAGTGATTTTTCAATTGAACAAATAAATATGCGGTCCGTAATTAACCCCATAAGGATTTAAAATCGGTTTTGATGGCTTATACGTAAGCCGAAAAAATATTTGAGCGGCGTGAGAGGGTTTTTTGGGCCGTTTGAAATATTTTAAAAATATTTGTAAAAAAGTTTATGAAAATTTTCATTTTTTAGTGAATATAATAATATTAAGAAATTATTAGCTATCCACAGCAAATATGTAGAGTATATTCGTAATATTTCATAAAAGGGAAAAACAAAATGGACATTAAGATCATTGACAGGAAAACGCTGGAAAAAATAAAGAGCCTTAAGCTGCCTGAGCGAAAAGAGAGCAGCCCTTATGTCGTGCTGCACGTATATGGTGACGGCATCCGGGCGTCGCCAAAATGGAACGCCAAGGTATACATGAATAGTAAGGGCGAGCTTAAACTGGTCACTGTTGACCTCAGTACTCTTGAGGATATGTTATCCGGCGGCATGGGGCGCCAGAAAGAAAAAGTGCTAAAGGTGGACGATGCCGGCTGGGGGTTCCCGCTCGGGGGAGTGATGATAGGCGTCACCGATGAAGCCCGGGTAGAGACCGGCATAGTCGAAGTAAAATATTTCCAGGGAGAGCGTTTCGAGTCAAAAGATTACCTGTATGAGACAGCGCGAGTCACAAAAGAGCTCGTATCCAGATTTAACGCAAGCCCCGAGAATACCCGTATAGAGATATGTACGGGGTATGTGAACACTATGTCAAGAACAGCCCTCCGAGAAGAGGGATATGATGTCACCGTGGTCGAAATAAAAGGACTATTGCAGGACGAGCTGGAAAAAAGGTTCAAGGAATATGTAAAGTCGCTGGGGTATAAGAGATATTTCGACCCGAAAGAGACCCATGACATCGGATACCGTTTCAGCGAAGTCATTAAATGGATCGAAGAAAAGCCTGAAGATAGAATGAAACTGGCAAAGACAGGCTGGAAATATTTTAAGTCCGGGAGCGGTCCTTAAATGTCATAAGTCCTTTGATCCCTGTTTTGTCTATATTCTTTATCATTATATATCGCACAAAGGTAACTAAGGACCATTGTTTCTCACCACGAAGCGCACAAGGGGCTCGAGGGTTCACAAAGGACTTTTTAGAAGATTTATATCATATACTTAAAAAAAATTAGTGGTCCTTATTCGCCTTCGTGCGCTTCGTGGTGAGAAACAGTGGTCCTTAGTTACCTTTGTGATGGACTTGATCAAAGAGGGACTCGCATTCAAATTAAAAATATTACTGGACAGAACTCTAAATGATTAACACTTATTAGTCTGATAAAAAAATTATACTATGCCGTTCTCTGTTATTGTGAACTCGGCGCAACCGCCCTCCGGCATAGACCTGTGCTTCTTCAGTGTCGCCATGCGCTTGCCGATCCCGGTCCTTGTCAGCTGGACTATGACCTTGCTAAGGTGTTCGAGCATGTTGCCGCCCACGGCGCGAAGCTCCTCCTTATCGACATCCATGTAGATCTGGTTCGTTATAATGACAGCAACGTTGTGCTTTCTCGCCAGTCCCAGCAATAACGTCATCTGGTTCGCGAGCTCTCTCTTTAATAGCATGCTGTCTTTGGCCTCAAGCTCAATCCGGTACAGTGCGGTAGCGGAATCCAGGATGATCAATCCCACATTTTCCCTGACAAGTTTTTCGGTGTCCTTAATGGCCACGTATTGTTCTTCGAAGCTTGTCGGCGAGAAAACGATCATGTGCCTTGCGACATCTAAAGCGTTATCACCCGCTATCTGCCTGAAACGATCTGTGGAAAAGCCTTCGGTGTCGATATAGATGACTTTTTTACCTGACCTTAAAGTATTGATGGCAGATTGTAAGCATATATTAGTCTTACCGCTCGCCGGCTCTCCGTAAAGCTGGGAGATGGTGCCTGCTTCAAATCCTCCCCCGAGGAGCTCGTCGAGAGCTTTAGAGCCTGTGGGTAGCCTTTTAATGACCGTTTCTTTCATCGAGATTTAACCTCTATCCTATGCAACGTGATTGTTTATATCGTTGTTGGAAAGCCCGATATTCCGGCTATGAAATGCCTCCGGGAACCCCATCGGTATTATAAGTCCGTCCCACAGGCTGTATCGAATAAAATATTGAAGCGACAAATATATCCGATATCATTAGATAGTTTTTCTTGAACATAATAAGGAGGGACTTGAAGGAAAAACATAGTAGCCCTGATCACGTCGGATTTTACAGTATATGAGCAAGTCGTGTTCGAATTGAAAAGCAGGCGCGTGCCGTTCATTACGCTAAGGATGGATGAGCCGGTCCCTTCTAATGTCAAGGTTGTCATCACAACGACCGCGGAGGCTAAAGAGATAATGTGGGATGGCGAGCACCTTATCGTCTATGATGAGGCACATGCCACGGTCGACAGGGCTATAAACGCGCTGACCGGGACGATACATGCAGCTTCTCTTGTTGTGGGCATAGATCCGGGAAGACGCCCCGGGATCGCCGTGCTGTCCGGGGACATTGTCATAGCTGTCCATCAGGTGGGCGTGACGGAGGTCGAGCCCCTTCTTAAGAAAATAGCCCATGACTATAGCGCAAGAGTATCGCTTGTGAGAATAGGCCATGGGGCCAGGCTTATCACGACACAGATAATCAACTCTCTTCTCCAGAGCGGCTTTAAGGTCGAGCTGGTTGACGAAAGCGGCACTACCCCGTACATTGGCAAGAATATCCACACAAGCACAGTGAGGGACTTAATAGCGGCCATAAACATCGCCAGGATCAAAGGCGTGCCCGTAGGCAAAATGGAAGTGGAGCCGTCCAAGGGCGAGATCCGCGTCATACAGGAATCAAGCCGTTCAATGTCGGAAGGCCGCGCGACCATCCCCAGGTATCTTGCGAGACAGGTCGCTCGCGGAGAGCTGACCATCGATGAGGCCATCGCGATACATAAGGGCGAGCTAAAACTGAGCGACTAAGTAGTGTGTCCCATTAGTTCTTCGATTTATATGGTCATTGACTGATGATCTTATATGATCGCTATATTTAACGCTGCACGTGAGCGTAATGTACTGCCAGTAATATCACAATCATTAAAGATCGATAAGCTTTGATCTCATTGAAGATAAAACATAAAAAAATATCGTGATACGGCAGTTTCTTTTTCAAGATACATGCCGTATCACATTTTCAATCACCGGAGGTGATCACATCCATCTCCAATTCCCTCAGGTCTTCATCCGCTGTAATGGTCTGTTCGACCCGGACGGGTTCCTTCAGGCTGTCGTCAAACCTTATTTCGCGGTCCCTTAAGATATCAACGATCCTGCTTACATGATCGTCCGTCAGTATTTCCGGCCTTGACGAAAGGTATTCCGGGAAATCATCATATTTCAGGAACCGCACAAAGTCTTCCTTCCCCTTAATGGTGCTGTTCGTATAGAGCACGATGCTCATGACCTTCACGCCGTTAAGGTTACAGGCGTACTTCAGGTATTTATACAGTAGATGAGAGGCGCGTCGCGCCTGCTCGCCGGGAGTGGGCTTATCCTCGTATTTCCACTTCGAGTTCCAGTTCTTTGTCTCGACGCAGTATACACCTTTTCTGCCCACCACGATGTGGTCAACTCTGGCTGATTTCAGCATTTTGCCATCGAATTTTTGGCCGTTCTCGCGGGCTATCTTGACATCACTTATCACGTAATAGTCATCGCTCAGCTGTTTAAGCGCGTCCATTACGAGCAGCTCACCGTAGTATCCTTTCAGCTCGCTACGGTACTCTCTCGTCAGTCTGTCCAGCACCTCTTTTTCGCGGTACAGGTACAGCAGGCCGTTCTCGATGATGGCCTCCCTGTTTACCTGCAGATGGTTTATTCTCATCATGTACTCTTCGCTTTTTTTGTTCTTATTGAAGAAGAGCAGGTAATCGAGGATGAGACTTTTTCTCATGTTCTTCTTTAACGTCCTCAGCTCTCTTTCGATGAGCCTTTCCTGTCTTGACCGCTCAAGACTGATGTACTGGTCTATGGCCTCCCGCCGCTCCATCACTTCGCGGATGGTGGTACAGCTTCGCGAGACACCCATGTCGTGCAACTTGCGGATAAGGTCGTCTCCAGCCCCGCTGCTACCAATCAAAGTTGCCATACAAAATAAAAAGCTAGCTTTTATGCTATAAACATTGTCATATGCGGACAGGATAAAATCTTCAAAAATAACAAATATATCCATATTTCACAGTTTTTATAGTTTATAATAGATTTTAAACTGATAAAAACAATATCAGGCCAGTTTGAGATCACAGATATTTTTATTGTTTAAGCTGTCAGGCATCATTAACTGGATAATTCTATAAAATATCCGTTCATCAGAAAAAATGGCTTGTTTCTTCATCGGCGGCATAATATTATAGGCTATTTTGAAATAATGGCAAAATAGCCTTTATTAAGCGTTTTAAGTAGTAATATAACGCATTATGAAATTAGGACAATATTAACAGATTCTCGGTAAAATATTAGGTGCGCCGACCAGACATGCGTTTTTATTTTTAATAGTATATAAATAAATCCGGGCTCAAATTAAGAGTAAAGGAGGGGATAATGTGAAAATATCTAAATTAGTTTTAGTCCTCGTTCTCGCAGTATCGATATCAGCGATCGTAATGCCCGCAAATGCATTCTTCGGATCCCCGTTCGGCGGATTAGGATGCGGAGTACCATTCGGCGGATGCGGGTTCGGATTCCCGTTCGGGACAAGCTCGTTCACAAGCACAGCTGCGTTCCAGGCGACCAGCTCATTTAGCACTGTTGGTGGCGTCGGATTCGGATGCGGAGTACCATTCGGCGGATGCGGGTTCGGATACCCATTCGGAGGATTCGGACTGGGAAGCTGCGGATTAGGAGGCTTCGGACTGGGAAGCTGCGGATTAGGAGGCTTCGGACTGGGAAGCTGCGGATTCTAATAAATGAGGATAAAGGCAAAGGTGTGGGCGGTCAGGCAACGGCTTGACCGTTACAGCTTTTTATTTTATTAAATATCAATTCAAGTGGCGCATTTTTAGTTCCGGACCTATTAAAGCTATTAAAAAAGCCTCTTGTGCGTCTAAACTTTAAAAGACATGGACAGTAAACGATAGAGGTCACCCCTTCTCGAACCGCTCCCATGCCTGCTTTTCCGCCATTCTCATCACTGACTTGAGCGGGACTTTCATTTCCTGGGATATCAGTTTGGCGTCCTCGTACTCCACTGACACGTCGATGACCTTCCCGGACATGTCGGACGAGACCTTAAAGCGCATATCATAATAATTATCGCCTATTGTGATCTTGTAAACGTTAATTTCTCTTTTAGCTATGTACCTGTGCTTTACGGGGATCACGCGAACCCCGAGAGAGCCTGTCTCGAGCATGATCCGCCTGGATATCGCCGGACCGTCGTCTGCTTTAGCCACGACGCGGATAAGATGGCCGCTTCGCCCCTTTTTCATCATGGCAGGTA
The nucleotide sequence above comes from Methanooceanicella nereidis. Encoded proteins:
- the radB gene encoding DNA repair and recombination protein RadB; the protein is MKETVIKRLPTGSKALDELLGGGFEAGTISQLYGEPASGKTNICLQSAINTLRSGKKVIYIDTEGFSTDRFRQIAGDNALDVARHMIVFSPTSFEEQYVAIKDTEKLVRENVGLIILDSATALYRIELEAKDSMLLKRELANQMTLLLGLARKHNVAVIITNQIYMDVDKEELRAVGGNMLEHLSKVIVQLTRTGIGKRMATLKKHRSMPEGGCAEFTITENGIV
- a CDS encoding nuclease-related domain-containing protein; translated protein: MATLIGSSGAGDDLIRKLHDMGVSRSCTTIREVMERREAIDQYISLERSRQERLIERELRTLKKNMRKSLILDYLLFFNKNKKSEEYMMRINHLQVNREAIIENGLLYLYREKEVLDRLTREYRSELKGYYGELLVMDALKQLSDDYYVISDVKIARENGQKFDGKMLKSARVDHIVVGRKGVYCVETKNWNSKWKYEDKPTPGEQARRASHLLYKYLKYACNLNGVKVMSIVLYTNSTIKGKEDFVRFLKYDDFPEYLSSRPEILTDDHVSRIVDILRDREIRFDDSLKEPVRVEQTITADEDLRELEMDVITSGD